The Pirellulales bacterium genome contains a region encoding:
- a CDS encoding FliH/SctL family protein: MASVIKSHVGARQGSPNGFHFEDVSQQANRFVEGVQLQAAAMIADAQKQAEDVIRRAEQQGRQAAARAAEQMLNEKVAQKLESLEPALQKVVNELSDARQAWLRHWEQTAVQLAAKIAQRVIRRELSQTPQITVDLVREALELAAGSPHIKISLHPDDFDALSGQIDRLTKEISRTAEAEIVPDMTVSVGGCRVETTQGMIDQQIESQLERIIAELTGTDEEPTSE, encoded by the coding sequence ATGGCCAGTGTCATCAAATCACATGTTGGCGCACGCCAGGGTTCGCCGAACGGCTTCCATTTTGAAGACGTTTCGCAGCAAGCCAATCGATTCGTCGAAGGCGTCCAGCTGCAGGCGGCTGCGATGATCGCCGATGCCCAAAAGCAGGCCGAAGACGTCATCCGCCGCGCGGAACAGCAGGGCCGTCAAGCTGCTGCTCGGGCGGCGGAACAAATGCTCAATGAAAAAGTGGCCCAGAAATTGGAATCGTTGGAGCCTGCGCTGCAAAAGGTCGTCAACGAATTGAGCGACGCTCGGCAAGCGTGGCTGCGGCATTGGGAACAAACGGCCGTGCAATTGGCGGCGAAGATCGCCCAGCGAGTCATCCGCCGCGAGCTGTCTCAAACGCCACAAATTACGGTCGATTTGGTGCGCGAGGCGTTGGAGTTGGCGGCCGGCTCGCCGCACATAAAAATCTCGCTGCACCCGGACGATTTCGACGCCCTCAGCGGACAAATCGACCGGCTCACGAAGGAAATCTCGCGGACTGCCGAAGCGGAAATTGTGCCCGATATGACCGTTTCTGTCGGCGGTTGCCGCGTGGAAACAACTCAAGGAATGATCGACCAACAAATTGAATCTCAACTGGAACGCATCATCGCCGAACTGACCGGCACGGACGAAGAACCAACGAGTGAGTGA
- a CDS encoding FliG C-terminal domain-containing protein, producing the protein MNQDPALHKAAVLLASLDADTADLLLSQMPEEQADAVRAELLGLDELDPREQQAVIDEFFRIGPMAPESSDINAPHQHLHSPEHSRRLPDSLDEYLSEHSPSLGHSESLSDSLSSLQPTAHPAGERFFDFLQDAEPETLVPVLEREHPQAIALVLAHLPHERAGHILARLPATLQTDVIRRLVDLEETDPHVLRDVERAVESGLRQRQPTRRRMAGMAAVSAILNASEGSARRQILNNLAAHDRPLAHKLTPPPSPPRDFTFEQVCDFPMEAFVRVVRAADRRCAVLALAGAPAEIVEPLLQELRPEEADSISHGLEQLGPLRIIDFDRAQAAIAELAGHLYAQGHLSGLEASHLTATA; encoded by the coding sequence ATGAATCAGGATCCAGCGCTCCATAAAGCCGCCGTGCTGCTGGCATCGTTGGATGCCGACACCGCCGATCTGCTCCTCTCACAAATGCCCGAGGAACAGGCGGATGCAGTGCGGGCCGAATTGCTGGGCCTGGACGAGCTGGATCCCCGCGAGCAGCAGGCGGTGATCGACGAGTTCTTCCGGATCGGGCCCATGGCGCCGGAATCAAGCGACATCAACGCACCGCATCAGCATTTGCACTCCCCAGAGCATTCCCGCCGGCTGCCCGATTCCCTGGACGAGTACCTATCGGAACACTCTCCATCGCTGGGCCATTCCGAAAGCTTGAGCGACAGCCTTTCCAGCTTGCAACCCACGGCGCATCCAGCGGGCGAACGTTTCTTCGACTTTCTGCAAGACGCCGAACCTGAAACGCTGGTTCCGGTATTGGAACGAGAGCACCCGCAGGCCATCGCCTTGGTGTTGGCGCATTTGCCGCACGAGAGAGCGGGCCATATTCTGGCCCGCTTGCCGGCCACGTTGCAAACGGACGTCATCCGGCGATTAGTCGATTTGGAAGAAACCGATCCGCATGTGCTGCGCGACGTGGAACGTGCCGTCGAGTCAGGGCTGCGCCAGCGGCAGCCAACCCGACGGCGGATGGCGGGCATGGCCGCGGTATCGGCGATTTTGAACGCTTCGGAAGGAAGTGCCCGACGTCAGATTCTGAACAATTTGGCCGCTCATGATCGCCCGTTGGCACACAAGCTAACGCCGCCGCCGTCGCCGCCGCGTGACTTCACGTTTGAACAAGTCTGCGATTTCCCGATGGAAGCTTTCGTGCGTGTGGTGCGGGCTGCCGACCGGCGTTGTGCGGTCCTGGCGCTGGCCGGAGCGCCGGCGGAAATTGTCGAACCGCTTTTGCAGGAACTGCGGCCTGAGGAAGCCGATTCCATTTCGCACGGTCTGGAGCAGTTGGGCCCACTGCGAATAATAGATTTTGACCGGGCACAAGCCGCGATTGCCGAGCTCGCCGGGCACTTGTACGCCCAAGGACATTTGTCGGGTTTAGAAGCGTCGCACCTCACGGCGACCGCATAA